The window GGTGAGGATCGGCATGCTTTCTTTTTCGTCGGCGCAATGACAGTTGTCATGCACCATGGTTTTCGCGACTTCGGCGTGGCGCAGCCAGGCTTTGACTGTCGGCATTTTTTCCAGGCTGTCCGGGTTGAGTACCGCACGCATGGCGCCGCAATCGGAATGGCCGCAAATGATGATGTGCTGCACGCCGAGGGCCAGCACCGCGTATTCGATCGCGGTGGAAACGCCGCCGTTCATCTGGCCGTACGGTGGAACGACGTTGCCGACGTTACGGGTCACGAACAGATCGCCAGGGGAGCTCTGGGTAATCAGCTCAGGGACGATGCGCGAGTCGGCGCACGTGATGAACATCGCTTTGGGCGCCTGGGCCGTGGCGAGTTTCTTGAAGAGTTCTTCCTGCTGCGGAAAAACCTCATGATGAAAATGCAAAAAGCCGTCTACGATCTGTCGCAGCGCTGCATCGGCGGATTCCGCTTCTGGGGTTTGCGCCGACGCAGCCAACGGCTGTTTATCCTTGTCACTCATGATTCATCCTCTTAGGCGGATTCAGGGAGTCTTCCCCGGTATTCCGGTATGAAGCCAGTGGCTGTTTAAAACATCCGGGTCATCCAGACCCGTCAGTCACTCGATGAACAAGGTAGCCGCCGAAACTTAACTCAAACTGAATCAAACGCTCTAGAACGTGTGTTCCAGGTCACAAAAAATGTGACTGAGTGATTTCGGCGGAAGGTTTCCAACCCCTCAACCATAAGCCAATTGTCGCTAAATCAACGACATCTGGCGACCCGGCGGACAGAAGGCTGTGCAGTCGAGATTGTAGCCCTCGCGATGATTGAGCCCCAGGCGCTTGATCGCTTTGGCAAAACGTTGCGCGAGCAGGTCGGCAAACGGTCCTTCGCCG of the Pseudomonas sp. Seg1 genome contains:
- a CDS encoding carbonic anhydrase, with translation MSDKDKQPLAASAQTPEAESADAALRQIVDGFLHFHHEVFPQQEELFKKLATAQAPKAMFITCADSRIVPELITQSSPGDLFVTRNVGNVVPPYGQMNGGVSTAIEYAVLALGVQHIIICGHSDCGAMRAVLNPDSLEKMPTVKAWLRHAEVAKTMVHDNCHCADEKESMPILTEENVIAQLQHLRTHPSVASRMANGHLFIHGWVYNIETSEIKAYDADQGRFLPLDGSHPIPVATPKARF